The following proteins are co-located in the Desulfoscipio sp. XC116 genome:
- a CDS encoding 3-hydroxyacyl-CoA dehydrogenase family protein — protein MTIPGINNICVVGAGNMGHQIALCCAVAGYQVKCTDISEEILKKAENFADTYLPQRVAKGKMSEEVAKQARSNISFTSDIKEAASNADVVIEAILEKLDLKLKLFAQLDEICPPHTILATNSSFIVSSKIAPVTKRPEKVCNMHFFNPAMVMKLVEVVNGPHTSEETAQKIFDLAKDIGKIPVMLNKEIYGFLVNRILAALNHEALHIYDMGVASYEDIDTAVMYALGHPMGPFRLMDLTGVDLTYYIGMERYQETGDPAYKPSPIVVEKYIKKEWGQKTGKGFYDYTKK, from the coding sequence GTGACTATTCCGGGAATCAATAATATTTGCGTAGTCGGCGCCGGCAATATGGGACACCAAATCGCGCTGTGCTGCGCTGTGGCGGGCTACCAGGTCAAGTGCACCGATATTAGCGAAGAGATACTGAAAAAAGCCGAAAACTTTGCCGACACCTACCTGCCCCAGCGGGTGGCCAAGGGCAAGATGAGTGAAGAAGTTGCCAAGCAGGCCCGGTCCAATATCTCCTTCACCAGCGACATAAAAGAGGCCGCCTCAAACGCCGACGTGGTCATTGAGGCTATTTTAGAAAAACTGGATCTAAAATTAAAACTGTTTGCCCAGCTGGATGAAATTTGCCCGCCGCATACCATACTGGCTACCAACAGTTCCTTTATTGTCAGCTCCAAAATCGCCCCGGTGACCAAGCGGCCGGAAAAGGTCTGCAACATGCATTTCTTCAACCCGGCCATGGTTATGAAGCTGGTGGAAGTAGTTAATGGGCCCCATACCTCGGAGGAAACAGCCCAAAAGATTTTCGACCTGGCCAAGGACATCGGCAAAATACCGGTCATGCTCAACAAGGAGATTTACGGCTTTTTGGTCAACCGCATTCTGGCGGCCCTCAATCACGAAGCACTGCACATTTACGATATGGGCGTGGCCTCTTATGAAGATATCGACACCGCAGTAATGTACGCCCTGGGCCATCCCATGGGGCCGTTCCGCCTGATGGACCTGACCGGCGTCGACCTGACTTATTATATCGGCATGGAGCGCTATCAGGAAACCGGCGACCCGGCTTACAAACCTTCACCCATTGTCGTGGAAAAATATATCAAAAAGGAATGGGGCCAAAAAACAGGTAAAGGGTTTTACGATTATACCAAGAAGTAA
- the folK gene encoding 2-amino-4-hydroxy-6-hydroxymethyldihydropteridine diphosphokinase produces the protein MSLPQGTETSATGRPARCYIGLGSNMGDSRAVIAEALKRLGELPGVALDAVAPLYRTAPVGYTDQDYFINTVAEISATLTPRQLLAGLQQIENDLGRVRVIRWGPRTVDLDILLYGEQIITEPDLLVPHPRMARRAFVMVPLADLNPGLVVDGEKARALARRLAEEQEIARC, from the coding sequence ATGAGTTTGCCGCAAGGTACGGAAACATCAGCCACCGGCCGGCCGGCGCGCTGTTACATCGGCCTCGGTTCCAACATGGGGGACAGCCGGGCTGTTATTGCCGAGGCGCTGAAGCGGTTGGGGGAACTGCCGGGCGTGGCGCTGGACGCCGTAGCTCCCCTTTACCGCACCGCCCCGGTGGGCTATACCGACCAGGATTATTTTATTAATACCGTGGCCGAAATTAGCGCAACTTTAACTCCCCGGCAGTTGCTGGCCGGTTTGCAGCAAATTGAGAACGATCTGGGCCGGGTGCGGGTGATCCGCTGGGGCCCCCGCACCGTGGATTTGGACATTCTGCTTTACGGAGAGCAAATCATCACCGAACCCGATTTGCTGGTGCCGCATCCCCGGATGGCCCGGCGTGCCTTTGTCATGGTACCGCTGGCTGATTTAAACCCCGGATTGGTTGTTGATGGCGAAAAGGCGCGGGCACTGGCCCGGCGCCTGGCGGAGGAACAGGAAATCGCCAGATGTTAA
- the folB gene encoding dihydroneopterin aldolase, producing MRRKAVFDLDKIIMSGMGFYGYHGVLPQERELGQNFVVDVELQLDLRTAGESDDPGKTVSYADVYEVVRRVVTGAPSKLIEAVAEQIAGEVLRQFAVRQVLVRVKKPAAPVPGQFGYMAVEIVRSQTKAVTE from the coding sequence GTGCGGCGAAAGGCGGTGTTTGACCTGGATAAAATAATCATGAGCGGCATGGGCTTTTACGGGTACCACGGCGTACTGCCCCAGGAAAGGGAGCTGGGGCAGAATTTCGTAGTGGACGTGGAATTGCAGCTGGATTTGCGCACGGCGGGGGAAAGCGATGACCCCGGCAAGACAGTTAGTTATGCCGATGTGTACGAGGTAGTGCGCCGGGTGGTAACCGGTGCGCCCAGTAAATTAATTGAGGCGGTGGCCGAGCAAATTGCCGGTGAAGTGCTGCGGCAATTTGCTGTGCGGCAGGTGCTGGTGCGGGTTAAAAAGCCCGCCGCTCCCGTGCCGGGGCAGTTTGGCTATATGGCTGTGGAAATTGTCCGTTCCCAAACAAAGGCGGTGACCGAATAA
- a CDS encoding HD domain-containing protein codes for MNILHRVNRILNDSRYKECVERNAVCERSRRFCRHDLQHMLDVARITYMLVLEEGCSVNGTAVTGVPGDPVLLKILGGTGIKYDAAAAGGPGLLVQARELIYAAGLLHDMARWVEYETGEDHAAAGARMAGEVLDRVGFNTAEQKIISTAISEHRTGGPDASLLGQYICRADDLVRPCSRCAARDECYKISRMETAGMLLY; via the coding sequence GTGAATATTTTGCACCGGGTGAACCGTATTTTAAATGATTCCCGGTATAAAGAATGTGTCGAACGCAATGCCGTCTGTGAGCGAAGCAGACGTTTTTGCCGGCATGATTTGCAGCATATGCTGGATGTGGCTCGGATTACCTATATGCTTGTGCTGGAAGAAGGATGCTCCGTGAATGGCACGGCCGTCACCGGTGTGCCGGGAGATCCCGTTTTACTTAAAATATTGGGTGGCACGGGCATTAAGTATGACGCGGCAGCCGCCGGCGGGCCCGGTTTGCTGGTGCAGGCCAGGGAGCTAATCTATGCCGCCGGTTTACTGCATGACATGGCCCGCTGGGTGGAATATGAAACCGGCGAGGACCACGCCGCAGCCGGGGCCCGGATGGCCGGTGAGGTGCTTGACCGGGTCGGGTTTAATACGGCTGAACAAAAGATAATCTCCACTGCCATTAGCGAGCACCGCACCGGCGGTCCGGACGCCAGCCTGCTGGGTCAATATATCTGCCGGGCCGATGATTTGGTCCGCCCCTGCAGCCGCTGCGCGGCCAGGGACGAATGCTATAAAATCAGCCGCATGGAAACCGCCGGTATGCTATTATATTAG
- a CDS encoding acetate--CoA ligase family protein, translating to MTQTTEQLINELQPLFNPQSIALIGASIDFSKPNGRPLELLMKHGYRGCIYPVNPKYAEIAGLKCYPSLNEITGEIDMAIIGVAAARVPDVLRACGLRGVRSAVVFSSGFAEVGAAGVALQQEIAEIARQYNIKMCGPNCLGLLNTANGVMATFATVPTQSGRESSRLLGFITQSGAFGAVIYMMAQQRGVGFNYFVSVGNEASLEFCDFLEYMLLDPETKVIGGYMEGAKDGVKLRRVAEKALQAGKPVILMKVGKSAVGARAAGSHTGSLAGADRVYDAFFRQTGIIRIDSMEDLVALVNLFAGGKLPAGGNVGIVSTSGGAGVLMADKCDEFGLVVPDISPHTREHLESLLPGFASALNPVDITGQIMNDPGLLKQCLETMTKDPRIHSLIAFFALSGPRVEDMARDIIQVYNQTDKPMIVITWYASGNESNEHAYNTLKQSRVPIIEEPVQAVRALASLVHFASARQRHRDEARCEPCRSGRDREKTGILLRQPAFGERESKALLAHCGIPVAKGKAAADPEQALQAARDIGYPVVLKADAPRIRHKTEAGAVRLNITGDDELAAAFEAVTTGARQHSPGAEIRGVLVEEMLPPGTEMIVGALRDPVFGPTVMVGLGGIFVEALEDVAFRVAPITRRDARDMLAELKGGRILQGLRGRPAADIDAVIDVLLKVSALAVDFQDEITEIDINPLLVYPVGQGVRAADALVVKKE from the coding sequence TTGACACAAACGACCGAGCAGCTAATTAATGAACTGCAGCCGCTGTTTAACCCCCAATCTATCGCGCTGATCGGTGCTTCCATTGATTTCAGCAAACCCAACGGCCGTCCGCTGGAGCTTTTAATGAAACATGGTTACCGGGGTTGTATTTACCCGGTTAATCCCAAGTATGCCGAGATAGCCGGTCTTAAATGTTATCCTTCGCTAAATGAAATAACGGGGGAAATTGACATGGCCATCATTGGCGTGGCGGCGGCCCGGGTGCCGGATGTGCTGCGGGCTTGCGGTTTAAGAGGAGTGCGCTCCGCGGTGGTGTTCAGTTCGGGCTTTGCCGAAGTAGGGGCCGCGGGAGTGGCGTTACAGCAAGAGATTGCGGAGATCGCCCGGCAGTACAATATAAAAATGTGCGGCCCCAACTGCCTGGGGTTGCTTAATACCGCCAATGGAGTGATGGCTACATTTGCCACGGTGCCCACTCAATCGGGGCGGGAATCTTCGCGGCTGTTGGGATTTATCACCCAGAGCGGGGCCTTCGGCGCCGTTATTTATATGATGGCCCAGCAGCGCGGCGTGGGATTTAACTATTTTGTCAGTGTGGGCAACGAAGCCAGCCTTGAATTCTGCGATTTTCTGGAATACATGTTATTGGATCCCGAAACCAAAGTAATCGGCGGTTATATGGAGGGGGCCAAGGACGGAGTTAAGCTGCGCCGGGTCGCCGAAAAGGCCCTGCAGGCGGGCAAACCCGTTATATTAATGAAGGTGGGCAAGTCTGCGGTGGGGGCCAGAGCCGCCGGTTCACACACCGGTTCATTGGCCGGGGCGGACCGGGTATACGACGCATTTTTCCGTCAAACCGGCATTATTCGCATAGACAGTATGGAGGATTTGGTGGCGCTGGTTAATCTTTTTGCCGGCGGTAAACTGCCCGCCGGCGGCAATGTCGGTATTGTATCCACCTCCGGCGGCGCCGGGGTGCTGATGGCCGATAAGTGTGATGAGTTCGGGCTGGTGGTGCCCGATATTTCGCCGCACACCCGTGAACACCTGGAAAGTTTACTGCCGGGATTTGCTTCGGCGCTGAACCCGGTGGATATTACCGGGCAAATAATGAACGATCCGGGATTACTGAAACAATGCCTGGAAACAATGACCAAAGACCCGCGGATACATTCGCTGATTGCCTTTTTTGCCTTGTCCGGCCCCCGTGTTGAAGACATGGCCCGGGATATCATCCAGGTATATAACCAAACAGACAAACCCATGATTGTCATCACCTGGTACGCATCAGGCAATGAATCCAATGAGCATGCCTATAACACGCTAAAACAAAGTAGGGTGCCCATTATAGAGGAACCTGTTCAGGCGGTGCGGGCGCTGGCGTCGCTGGTGCACTTCGCTTCAGCCCGGCAAAGGCACCGGGATGAGGCGCGGTGCGAACCATGCCGGTCGGGCCGGGACCGGGAAAAAACCGGTATATTGCTGCGGCAGCCTGCCTTTGGTGAGCGGGAATCCAAAGCGCTGCTGGCTCACTGTGGTATTCCGGTGGCTAAAGGTAAGGCTGCCGCCGATCCCGAACAGGCCCTGCAGGCGGCCCGGGATATAGGCTACCCGGTAGTTTTAAAGGCAGACGCGCCGCGGATCAGACATAAAACAGAAGCCGGGGCTGTCCGGCTGAATATAACCGGGGATGATGAATTGGCGGCCGCCTTTGAGGCAGTTACCACCGGTGCCCGGCAGCACTCTCCCGGTGCCGAAATACGCGGCGTGCTGGTGGAGGAGATGCTGCCGCCGGGTACGGAAATGATTGTGGGAGCGCTGCGGGACCCTGTTTTCGGTCCCACGGTAATGGTGGGTCTGGGTGGTATATTTGTAGAAGCACTGGAGGATGTGGCTTTCCGGGTGGCTCCCATTACCAGGCGGGATGCGCGGGATATGCTGGCCGAGCTCAAGGGCGGGCGTATTCTGCAGGGATTGCGGGGGCGGCCGGCGGCTGATATTGATGCCGTTATAGATGTGCTGCTTAAGGTGTCGGCCCTAGCTGTGGATTTTCAAGATGAAATAACGGAAATAGATATTAACCCCCTGCTGGTGTATCCGGTGGGACAAGGTGTCCGGGCGGCGGATGCACTGGTGGTTAAAAAAGAGTAA
- the folP gene encoding dihydropteroate synthase: MFFNMHNLVIAHRGEVWEEFKKVGADAAGSAIMAPKALHRLVKIYDLAPRQANIIKQEMLGKGGDAAVTRGTVDSSVEKTDVLLMGTEKQYRAVIKKLRMQPFKLAALAEQLKQTLDNLNGRQPRELICRDKKLTLGERTLVMGILNVTPDSFSDGGSYDNIDAAIACARRLVDEGADIIDLGGESTHPGYEPISVEEELDRVIPVLQVLVREINLPVSVDTTKASVARRALEVGAHIINDQWSLRADRNMASVVAEYQVPLVMMHNQRGTEYRDLMGDMVRFFRESIAMAEQAGIVRENIIIDPGIGFGKTVQHNLEALRRLRELDGLGLPVLLGTSRKSLVGKTLDLPPDQRVEGTGATVALGIANGADIVRVHDVKEMVRVVRMTDAVVRG; this comes from the coding sequence GTGTTCTTTAATATGCATAACTTGGTGATTGCACATCGAGGCGAGGTGTGGGAAGAATTTAAAAAAGTAGGCGCCGATGCGGCCGGCAGCGCCATAATGGCGCCCAAGGCGCTGCACCGGCTGGTTAAAATATATGACCTGGCGCCCAGACAGGCCAACATAATCAAGCAGGAAATGCTGGGCAAGGGCGGGGATGCCGCCGTCACCCGGGGTACGGTGGACTCCTCGGTGGAAAAAACCGATGTGTTGCTGATGGGTACTGAAAAACAATACCGGGCCGTGATTAAAAAGCTGCGTATGCAGCCCTTTAAACTGGCCGCTTTGGCCGAACAGCTGAAGCAAACGCTGGATAACCTGAACGGCCGGCAACCCCGGGAGCTGATCTGCCGGGATAAAAAGCTGACTTTGGGAGAAAGAACGCTGGTTATGGGCATTTTAAATGTTACACCCGATTCTTTTTCCGACGGGGGCAGTTATGATAATATCGATGCTGCCATAGCCTGCGCCCGCCGTTTGGTGGACGAGGGGGCGGATATTATAGACCTGGGCGGTGAATCTACCCATCCCGGTTATGAACCGATTAGTGTGGAAGAGGAATTGGACCGGGTAATTCCGGTGTTGCAAGTGTTGGTGCGTGAAATCAATTTGCCCGTCAGCGTGGATACCACTAAAGCGTCGGTGGCCCGGCGTGCCCTGGAGGTAGGGGCTCATATAATTAACGACCAGTGGTCGCTGCGGGCGGACCGGAATATGGCCTCGGTAGTGGCGGAGTATCAAGTGCCGCTGGTGATGATGCACAATCAGAGGGGCACTGAATACCGCGACCTGATGGGCGATATGGTGCGGTTTTTCCGGGAGAGCATAGCCATGGCGGAGCAGGCCGGGATAGTCCGGGAAAATATTATTATTGATCCCGGCATTGGTTTTGGCAAGACTGTGCAGCATAACCTTGAGGCGCTGCGCCGCCTGCGGGAGCTGGATGGCCTGGGCTTGCCCGTGCTGCTGGGCACATCCCGCAAATCACTGGTCGGCAAGACCTTGGATTTGCCGCCCGACCAGCGGGTGGAGGGCACCGGTGCCACCGTAGCCCTGGGTATAGCCAACGGAGCGGATATCGTCCGGGTGCATGATGTTAAGGAAATGGTTCGGGTAGTCCGGATGACTGACGCAGTGGTGCGGGGCTAG
- a CDS encoding long-chain fatty acid--CoA ligase — protein sequence MFEFSKPYLNIYKSGGVDWDINIDPKPLHTLVFESAGKHPKKTAMIFYGHKISYGQLAGCVVRVASALYELGLRKGDRIAVMLPNCPDFVFAYYAAMSLGGIVVNTNPMYVEREIEHQVNDSGSKMIITLADLYPRVKNVRDNTPLEKVLLTGFTGKPGALPDDTVWFPDLYAVDRAPAPPVEINPAQDLAVLQYTGGTTGVSKGAMLTHLNLYANSMQTNHFFNDDNKKQLIMSVLPFFHVYGMTSCMNLAVAAGTTMLLVPRFVPAEIAQLISTYKPTFFPGVPTMFVAMLNSPEFKDYKDYDKVMVYNAGGGPLPVEIGYCYDRLLEGTGSLMTEGYGLSESSPVTHCNPEFGPNKRGCIGVPYPATHAAVVDIETGTRVLPVGEVGELVVQGPQVMPGYWNQPEQTAQTLKNGWLYTGDMARMDEEGYFYIVDRKKDMIIAGGYNIYPREVEEVLFENAKVQEAVVAGVPDAYRGETVKAYVVLKEDRTATEQELIAYCREKLAPYKVPKAVEFRQELPKSAVGKLLRRKLVEEEMKKL from the coding sequence TTGTTTGAGTTCTCCAAGCCATATCTTAATATTTACAAGTCGGGGGGAGTAGACTGGGATATTAATATCGATCCCAAGCCATTGCACACACTGGTATTTGAATCAGCCGGGAAGCATCCGAAGAAAACCGCCATGATTTTTTACGGGCACAAGATATCGTACGGCCAGTTGGCCGGCTGTGTGGTCAGGGTAGCTTCCGCCCTTTATGAGCTGGGCCTGCGCAAGGGGGATAGAATTGCCGTTATGTTGCCCAACTGCCCCGATTTTGTATTTGCCTATTATGCTGCCATGAGTTTGGGGGGCATAGTGGTAAACACCAATCCCATGTACGTGGAAAGAGAGATTGAGCATCAGGTTAATGACTCGGGCTCTAAAATGATTATTACCCTTGCCGACTTATATCCCCGGGTTAAAAACGTGCGGGACAACACACCACTGGAGAAGGTCTTGCTGACCGGGTTTACCGGTAAGCCGGGAGCGTTGCCCGACGACACTGTTTGGTTCCCGGATCTGTACGCAGTGGACCGGGCTCCGGCCCCGCCGGTGGAAATAAACCCGGCGCAGGATCTGGCCGTGCTGCAGTATACCGGCGGCACCACCGGGGTGTCCAAAGGGGCCATGCTTACCCATCTGAATCTTTACGCCAATTCTATGCAAACCAACCATTTCTTCAATGATGATAATAAAAAACAGTTGATTATGAGCGTGCTCCCTTTTTTCCATGTTTACGGTATGACCAGCTGCATGAACCTGGCGGTGGCGGCCGGTACCACCATGCTTTTGGTGCCCCGGTTTGTGCCTGCTGAGATAGCCCAATTAATCAGCACGTATAAGCCTACCTTCTTCCCCGGGGTGCCCACTATGTTCGTAGCTATGTTAAACAGCCCGGAATTTAAAGATTACAAGGATTACGACAAGGTAATGGTTTATAATGCCGGTGGCGGACCGTTGCCCGTTGAAATCGGCTATTGTTATGATAGGCTGCTGGAGGGTACCGGCTCACTTATGACCGAGGGGTACGGACTGTCCGAATCTTCACCGGTAACGCATTGCAACCCCGAATTCGGCCCGAATAAAAGGGGTTGTATCGGCGTGCCCTATCCTGCTACTCACGCCGCAGTGGTGGATATTGAAACGGGTACCCGGGTGTTGCCTGTGGGCGAGGTGGGGGAACTGGTGGTTCAGGGTCCCCAGGTAATGCCGGGGTACTGGAACCAGCCCGAGCAAACGGCACAAACCTTGAAAAACGGCTGGCTGTACACCGGGGATATGGCCAGAATGGATGAAGAAGGATATTTTTATATTGTGGATCGCAAAAAGGATATGATTATTGCCGGTGGCTATAATATTTATCCCCGGGAAGTGGAAGAGGTTTTGTTTGAGAATGCCAAAGTGCAGGAGGCGGTGGTGGCCGGTGTGCCGGACGCCTATCGCGGGGAGACGGTGAAAGCTTATGTAGTGCTTAAAGAAGACCGGACCGCCACGGAGCAGGAATTAATTGCTTACTGCCGGGAAAAGCTGGCTCCCTATAAAGTGCCCAAAGCGGTTGAATTCAGGCAGGAACTGCCCAAATCGGCGGTGGGCAAGCTGCTGAGGCGCAAGCTGGTGGAAGAGGAGATGAAGAAGCTCTAA
- a CDS encoding acyl-CoA dehydrogenase, with product MSNNFIYSNRDHKFIIKEWLDGEKILNLDAFKDNYEMDDVDMLLDQALKVAREMIAPTNVDGDRIGARFENGRVSTPPSFHKLYGFMQENGFGNSQYDPEEEGKLPEILRIWLDEFFTAANPAFHPYIGLVGGASNLIGSFSTDAEKELYLPKMFSGEWAGTMCLTEPCCGSDVGDITTKAYATDDPRVYKIKGAKCFITAGDHDLTENIIHLLLAKCEGAAPGTKGISLFIVPKIWVNEDGSLGEPNDVSTVAIEHKMGLRGSATAMLSFGENDNCRGILIGSPPDENGKAQGMAQMFVMMNGARIDTGLSALAIAQAAYNYALQYAKERIQGKVISNPKGPRMPIIQHEDVRRMLLFQKSVVEACRALIAKTCYYEDLAHHSPDPEEKKAAKRRIEVNTPLVKAYISDMVWQTTCEAIQVHGGYGFTEEYPVAQCARDSKILSIWEGTNFIQSLDLVGRKWTLDGGKVFAEWFKELAASVEGNKDVEGFGREHEILARAMGAYREIQGFIAATFAKNIKVVPLYSSRILHATAMLYCGSLLLDQAAVAMQKIKELGEGHHELPFYQGKVQSAKFYIRNIVPEIFGIAEVIKDCDTSAIDIPEEAL from the coding sequence ATGTCCAACAACTTTATTTATTCGAACAGGGACCACAAATTCATCATCAAGGAATGGCTGGATGGAGAAAAGATACTTAATTTAGACGCCTTTAAAGATAATTATGAAATGGACGACGTGGATATGCTGCTGGACCAGGCTTTGAAGGTGGCCAGGGAGATGATCGCCCCTACCAACGTCGACGGGGACCGGATCGGCGCCCGGTTTGAAAACGGCCGGGTCTCCACGCCCCCTTCTTTCCACAAGCTGTACGGCTTCATGCAGGAAAACGGTTTTGGCAACTCCCAGTACGATCCCGAGGAAGAAGGCAAGCTGCCCGAGATATTGCGCATCTGGCTGGATGAATTCTTCACCGCGGCCAACCCGGCCTTTCACCCTTACATCGGACTGGTGGGCGGGGCCAGCAACTTGATTGGCTCCTTCAGCACCGACGCCGAAAAAGAGCTGTATCTGCCTAAGATGTTCAGCGGCGAATGGGCCGGCACCATGTGCCTGACTGAGCCCTGCTGCGGCTCCGATGTGGGAGACATCACCACCAAAGCCTATGCCACCGACGACCCGCGGGTATATAAAATTAAAGGCGCCAAGTGCTTCATCACCGCCGGTGACCACGATCTGACCGAGAACATTATCCACCTGCTGCTGGCCAAGTGTGAGGGAGCGGCGCCGGGTACCAAGGGCATCTCACTGTTTATCGTACCTAAAATATGGGTTAACGAAGACGGCAGTCTGGGTGAGCCCAACGATGTAAGCACGGTAGCCATTGAGCATAAAATGGGACTAAGAGGTTCGGCCACAGCTATGCTCAGCTTTGGGGAAAACGACAATTGCCGCGGCATACTGATCGGCAGCCCGCCCGATGAAAACGGCAAAGCCCAGGGCATGGCTCAAATGTTCGTCATGATGAACGGCGCCCGTATTGACACCGGGCTCAGCGCTCTGGCCATTGCCCAGGCAGCCTATAACTACGCGCTGCAGTACGCCAAAGAACGCATCCAGGGCAAAGTCATTTCCAACCCCAAAGGACCCCGGATGCCCATTATCCAGCACGAGGACGTACGCAGGATGTTGCTGTTCCAGAAATCGGTTGTTGAAGCCTGCCGGGCATTAATCGCCAAAACCTGCTATTACGAAGACCTGGCCCACCATAGCCCCGACCCGGAGGAAAAAAAGGCTGCCAAGCGGCGCATCGAAGTAAACACTCCGCTGGTCAAAGCCTATATCTCGGACATGGTCTGGCAAACAACTTGCGAGGCCATCCAGGTACACGGCGGTTACGGATTCACCGAAGAATACCCCGTGGCTCAGTGCGCCCGGGACTCCAAAATATTGTCCATCTGGGAAGGCACCAACTTCATCCAATCATTGGACCTGGTGGGCCGCAAGTGGACCCTGGACGGGGGCAAGGTATTTGCCGAGTGGTTTAAAGAGCTGGCCGCATCGGTGGAAGGCAATAAGGATGTGGAAGGGTTCGGCAGGGAACATGAAATACTGGCCAGGGCCATGGGAGCCTACCGGGAAATTCAGGGTTTCATAGCAGCCACATTTGCCAAAAACATCAAAGTTGTACCGCTGTATTCCAGCCGTATACTGCACGCCACCGCCATGCTGTACTGCGGCTCCCTGCTGCTTGACCAGGCAGCCGTGGCCATGCAAAAAATCAAGGAACTGGGCGAAGGCCACCATGAATTACCCTTTTACCAGGGTAAAGTACAGTCCGCCAAGTTCTACATCCGTAATATCGTGCCCGAAATATTTGGAATTGCCGAAGTTATTAAAGACTGCGACACCTCGGCCATTGATATACCGGAAGAAGCCCTGTAA
- a CDS encoding enoyl-CoA hydratase-related protein, with product MSYTKLLVEKENGYLVAAINNPPANALSQAVLGDINRLLDESLNDDRVRAIVLTGSGEKLFCAGADITEFAVYMSGNTPEISGHDVFLKIENYPKPVIAALQGSAFGGGNELAMSCHLRILSAAALIGLPEVKLGIIPGWGGTQRLPRLIGKTRALEVMLTGDPLNAEQALNYGLVNKVVPQDQVLTEAKALAAKLTKGAPLAIREILKAVNQGLNTSITEGIAIEQAGSAVVFASEDAKEGSAAFMQKRAAQFKGR from the coding sequence ATGTCATACACCAAACTGCTTGTGGAAAAAGAAAACGGCTATCTAGTGGCCGCCATCAATAATCCGCCGGCCAACGCCCTGAGCCAGGCGGTACTCGGAGATATCAACCGGCTGCTTGATGAAAGCCTGAATGACGACCGGGTAAGGGCTATAGTGCTGACCGGCTCCGGAGAAAAATTATTTTGCGCCGGAGCGGATATTACCGAATTTGCCGTTTATATGAGCGGCAATACACCCGAAATCAGCGGACACGATGTATTTTTAAAAATAGAGAATTACCCCAAGCCTGTCATCGCGGCGCTCCAGGGCAGCGCTTTCGGCGGCGGCAATGAACTGGCCATGAGCTGCCACCTGCGCATTTTATCGGCTGCGGCACTGATCGGCCTGCCCGAAGTAAAGCTGGGCATCATCCCGGGCTGGGGCGGCACCCAGCGTTTACCCAGACTGATCGGCAAAACCCGGGCGCTGGAAGTAATGCTTACCGGCGACCCCTTAAACGCAGAGCAAGCCCTAAACTACGGGCTGGTCAATAAAGTAGTGCCGCAGGACCAGGTACTGACCGAAGCCAAAGCGCTGGCCGCCAAATTGACTAAAGGAGCTCCCCTGGCCATCCGGGAAATTTTAAAGGCGGTTAACCAGGGCCTGAACACATCCATCACGGAAGGGATAGCCATTGAGCAGGCCGGCTCGGCGGTTGTCTTTGCCAGCGAGGACGCCAAAGAGGGCAGCGCCGCCTTCATGCAAAAAAGGGCCGCTCAATTTAAAGGTAGATAG